One Hypanus sabinus isolate sHypSab1 chromosome 4, sHypSab1.hap1, whole genome shotgun sequence genomic region harbors:
- the osgepl1 gene encoding tRNA N6-adenosine threonylcarbamoyltransferase, mitochondrial isoform X1, whose translation MATHFLPVRTLSRVAARGLLGRPRVVLGIETSCDDTAAAVVDETGGVLGEALHSQKETHLKAGGIIPPVAQKLHREHLDRVVQEAVEKSGVSLNELTAIATTTKPGLALSLQVGLEYSLKLIEQYKKPFIPIHHMEAHALTIRMLQSVEFPFLVLLISGGHSLLAIARGVDDFLLLGQTMDEAPGDTFDKVARRLSLRNHPACCTMSGGEAIEYLARSGNRSHIELTQPMRHHLDCDFSFSGLRNHVNQIITKKEKEEAGIQDGQFLSCANDIAAAVQHTVAVHLAKRTHRAILFCKKEDFLPQSNPTLVVSGGVASNKYIIKVLQIVAEACGFSLNCPPPKLCTDNGIMIAWNGIERLRAGIGVLQNPKAVRYEPKAPLGISLSEQVKKAALKVPRLKLKI comes from the exons ATGGCAACACATTTTCTGCCAGTCCGAACCCTGAGTCGGGTCGCTGCCCGTGGCCTCCTCGGGCGGCCCAGGGTAGTGCTGGGCATAGAAACCAGCTGCGATGACACTGCCGCGGCCGTCGTGGACGAAACAGGCGGAGTCTTAGGAGAAGCCTTACACTCTCAGAAAGAAACTCACCTGAA GGCAGGTGGAATAATCCCACCAGTAGCACAGAAGCTACACAGAGAGCACCTGGACAGAGTGGTGCAGGAAGCTGTAGAAAAGAGTGGCGTCTCCCTTAATGAACTAACAGCAATAGCAACCACTACAAAGCCAGGACTTGCATTAAGCCTACAAGTAGGCTTAGAGTACAGCTTGAAATTAATAGAGCAATATAAGAAACCTTTTATTCCTATTCATCATATGGAGGCCCATGCTCTGACCATTAGAATGCTGCAGTCAGTGGAATTTCCCTTCCTGGTCTTGTTGATCTCTGGTGGTCACAGTTTGCTCGCCATTGCCCGTGGAGTCGATGACTTTCTTCTTCTCGGACAGACGATGGATGAAGCCCCAGGAGACACATTTGACAAG GTTGCAAGAAGACTGTCACTGAGAAATCACCCAGCGTGCTGTACCATGAGTGGGGGTGAAGCCATTGAATACTTGGCCAGAAGTGGGAATCGATCGCACATTGAATTAACACAGCCTATGAGGCATCACCTAGACTGTGACTTTTCCTTCTCTGGTCTGCGCAATCATGTCAATCAAATAattacaaaaaaggaaaaggaagaag CAGGTATCCAGGATGGACAGTTCCTCTCGTGTGCGAATGACATTGCTGCTGCTGTTCAACATACAGTGGCAGTTCACTTGGCAAAGCGTACACATCGAGCCATTCTCTTCTGTAAGAAGGAAGACTTCTTGCCTCAATCAAACCCAACCTTG GTGGTGTCAGGTGGCGTGGCCAGCAATAAATACATCATAAAAGTTCTGCAGATAGTAGCTGAAGCATGTGGGTTCTCACTGAATTGTCCTCCTCCAAAACTCTGCACAGACAATGGCATCATGATTGCATG GAATGGTATTGAGCGACTTAGAGCAGGAATTGGTGTTTTGCAGAATCCAAAAGCAGTTCGTTATGAGCCAAA AGCCCCTCTCGGAATTAGTTTATCAGAACAagtcaagaaagcagcattgaaAGTCCCTCGTTTGAAACTGAAGATATAA
- the adat3 gene encoding probable inactive tRNA-specific adenosine deaminase-like protein 3, with protein sequence MEPLCKKRKTKAFETFTWELMPVLSDEKSGEIELIEAYAASIINKKRTSALIKYLADIYPLSNLPHIKRVRSCRDKSEHPLEIIICLQSDLNSMDALNGEVSLRDLFPEGNVDVTCLGEPFQVKIPAHQPLTRPQFEVASQHWPTSFHENKQTTEALHGQLFNSEEKAKMQTFMEKAIEAAKVGKELGMEPVGAVMVNPVSDRIIAVGHDCRNGPNPLLHAVMVCIDQVAHAQGGGAFNHDKYLKCYFTSAEPIGDDAVNTIKPVLLSDDHIPKGTVADGLPYICTGYDLYVTREPCVMCAMALVHSRIHRVFYATSSPDGALGTKYKVHTKKDLNHHYVVFKGLMEKECQLLS encoded by the coding sequence ATGGAACCgctgtgcaaaaagagaaaaactaAAGCATTTGAGACTTTCACTTGGGAGCTGATGCCTGTACTTTCAGACGAGAAATCTGGTGAGATTGAACTTATAGAAGCATATGCAGCCTCCATTATTAATAAAAAGCGAACATCTGCTCTTATTAAATACCTGGCTGATATCTATCCACTGAGTAATCTTCCACATATCAAGAGAGTACGGTCTTGCAGGGACAAAAGTGAGCATCCTTTAGAAATCATCATTTGCTTACAAAGTGACTTGAATAGTATGGATGCACTAAATGGAGAAGTGTCTCTCCGTGATCTCTTTCCTGAAGGAAATGTTGATGTTACTTGTCTTGGAGAACCTTTTCAAGTCAAAATACCAGCACACCAACCATTGACTAGACCGCAGTTTGAAGTAGCAAGCCAGCACTGGCCTACATCATTCCATGAAAACAAGCAAACGACAGAAGCCCTCCATGGCCAGCTGTTTAATAGTGAAGAGAAAGCAAAGATGCAGACTTTTATGGAGAAAGCCATCGAAGCTGCAAAAGTGGGAAAGGAACTAGGGATGGAACCAGTTGGTGCTGTAATGGTTAATCCAGTGTCTGACAGGATCATCGCTGTAGGTCATGACTGCAGGAATGGACCAAATCCTTTGCTTCATGCAGTTATGGTGTGTATTGATCAGGTTGCTCATGCACAAGGTGGTGGTGCTTTTAATCATGATAAATACCTTAAGTGTTATTTTACCTCTGCAGAACCTATTGGTGATGATGCAGTCAACACTATCAAACCTGTGCTTTTATCAGATGACCATATTCCCAAAGGAACTGTGGCAGATGGATTGCCTTATATATGTACAGGGTATGATTTGTATGTTACCAGAGAACCCTGCGTAATGTGTGCAATGGCACTGGTACATTCCAGAATACACAGAGTTTTTTACGCAACCTCTTCTCCAGATGGAGCTTTGGGAACTAAATATAAAGTACATACAAAAAAAGATCTGAATCACCATTATGTTGTCTTTAAAGGATTAATGGAAAAGGAATGTCAACTTCTCTCATAG
- the osgepl1 gene encoding tRNA N6-adenosine threonylcarbamoyltransferase, mitochondrial isoform X2, giving the protein MATHFLPVRTLSRVAARGLLGRPRVVLGIETSCDDTAAAVVDETGGVLGEALHSQKETHLKAGGIIPPVAQKLHREHLDRVVQEAVEKSGVSLNELTAIATTTKPGLALSLQVGLEYSLKLIEQYKKPFIPIHHMEAHALTIRMLQSVEFPFLVLLISGGHSLLAIARGVDDFLLLGQTMDEAPGDTFDKVARRLSLRNHPACCTMSGGEAIEYLARSGNRSHIELTQPMRHHLDCDFSFSGLRNHVNQIITKKEKEEGIQDGQFLSCANDIAAAVQHTVAVHLAKRTHRAILFCKKEDFLPQSNPTLVVSGGVASNKYIIKVLQIVAEACGFSLNCPPPKLCTDNGIMIAWNGIERLRAGIGVLQNPKAVRYEPKAPLGISLSEQVKKAALKVPRLKLKI; this is encoded by the exons ATGGCAACACATTTTCTGCCAGTCCGAACCCTGAGTCGGGTCGCTGCCCGTGGCCTCCTCGGGCGGCCCAGGGTAGTGCTGGGCATAGAAACCAGCTGCGATGACACTGCCGCGGCCGTCGTGGACGAAACAGGCGGAGTCTTAGGAGAAGCCTTACACTCTCAGAAAGAAACTCACCTGAA GGCAGGTGGAATAATCCCACCAGTAGCACAGAAGCTACACAGAGAGCACCTGGACAGAGTGGTGCAGGAAGCTGTAGAAAAGAGTGGCGTCTCCCTTAATGAACTAACAGCAATAGCAACCACTACAAAGCCAGGACTTGCATTAAGCCTACAAGTAGGCTTAGAGTACAGCTTGAAATTAATAGAGCAATATAAGAAACCTTTTATTCCTATTCATCATATGGAGGCCCATGCTCTGACCATTAGAATGCTGCAGTCAGTGGAATTTCCCTTCCTGGTCTTGTTGATCTCTGGTGGTCACAGTTTGCTCGCCATTGCCCGTGGAGTCGATGACTTTCTTCTTCTCGGACAGACGATGGATGAAGCCCCAGGAGACACATTTGACAAG GTTGCAAGAAGACTGTCACTGAGAAATCACCCAGCGTGCTGTACCATGAGTGGGGGTGAAGCCATTGAATACTTGGCCAGAAGTGGGAATCGATCGCACATTGAATTAACACAGCCTATGAGGCATCACCTAGACTGTGACTTTTCCTTCTCTGGTCTGCGCAATCATGTCAATCAAATAattacaaaaaaggaaaaggaagaag GTATCCAGGATGGACAGTTCCTCTCGTGTGCGAATGACATTGCTGCTGCTGTTCAACATACAGTGGCAGTTCACTTGGCAAAGCGTACACATCGAGCCATTCTCTTCTGTAAGAAGGAAGACTTCTTGCCTCAATCAAACCCAACCTTG GTGGTGTCAGGTGGCGTGGCCAGCAATAAATACATCATAAAAGTTCTGCAGATAGTAGCTGAAGCATGTGGGTTCTCACTGAATTGTCCTCCTCCAAAACTCTGCACAGACAATGGCATCATGATTGCATG GAATGGTATTGAGCGACTTAGAGCAGGAATTGGTGTTTTGCAGAATCCAAAAGCAGTTCGTTATGAGCCAAA AGCCCCTCTCGGAATTAGTTTATCAGAACAagtcaagaaagcagcattgaaAGTCCCTCGTTTGAAACTGAAGATATAA